A single genomic interval of Arthrobacter globiformis harbors:
- a CDS encoding ABC transporter ATP-binding protein translates to MSVQGPQQVLELAKVSRTFGQGTTAVAALRDVDLTVNAGEFVAVMGPSGSGKSSLLALAGGLDRPTSGGVFVESTPLAGLGLNALARLRRRAVGYVFQDFNLVPTLSAAENVALPLELDGVPARKAHRQAVDALRQVGIPELAHRFMDEMSGGQQQRVAIARAIVGSRRLILADEPTGALDSTTGHGVMEVLRSRADAGAAVMLVTHEARHAAWADRVVFIRDGRIVDEAMAMHDPAVLLAPAG, encoded by the coding sequence GTGAGCGTTCAGGGGCCGCAGCAGGTCCTTGAACTCGCGAAAGTCAGCAGAACGTTCGGGCAGGGCACGACGGCGGTTGCCGCCCTCCGGGATGTCGACCTCACCGTCAATGCCGGGGAATTCGTTGCGGTGATGGGGCCGTCCGGCTCCGGAAAATCATCCCTGCTCGCGCTGGCCGGCGGACTTGACCGGCCGACGTCGGGCGGTGTCTTTGTGGAGTCAACGCCCCTTGCGGGGCTGGGACTTAATGCGCTGGCGCGCCTCCGCCGGCGTGCGGTGGGCTATGTCTTCCAGGACTTCAACCTGGTTCCGACGCTGTCGGCCGCGGAAAATGTTGCCCTGCCGCTCGAGCTCGACGGCGTGCCGGCCAGGAAAGCGCACCGCCAGGCAGTGGATGCCCTGCGGCAGGTGGGGATCCCGGAGCTGGCGCACAGGTTCATGGATGAAATGTCCGGCGGGCAGCAGCAGCGCGTAGCCATCGCACGCGCCATCGTGGGGAGCCGCCGGCTGATCCTCGCCGACGAACCCACCGGCGCTCTCGACTCCACCACCGGCCACGGCGTGATGGAGGTGCTGCGCTCCCGGGCTGACGCCGGCGCCGCCGTCATGCTGGTCACGCACGAGGCACGCCACGCCGCCTGGGCGGACCGCGTGGTATTTATCCGGGACGGCCGGATTGTGGATGAGGCAATGGCCATGCACGATCCCGCAGTTCTCCTGGCACCGGCCGGCTGA
- a CDS encoding FAD/NAD(P)-binding protein: MVISQSIRTALIGAGPRGTSVLERLLANWSAARPAGARLHIDVIDPFPAGPGHVWQPGQSRLYLMNTQSFYPTLVPEDTGLAAPVAGTTFDRWRTAQQRSPLPELTDDERAELAVLGSGDFPSRAIYGRYLRSTVEELLAALPDGVTIKMHQAAATAARRQPDGRFEVELDVGEPDGGESDAGEPDGGGTLTVDSVVLALGHLASRLSPEQRELQAAAAQFGLRYLPPAVPADVDWSVIPAQEPVLVRGMGLNFFDVMGQLTEGRGGKFVEGGNGLEYLPSGQEPIIFAASRRGTPYRSKATLAGYYPASVTLRYLTGKALQRFAAAGIVPAFDHDLWPLLHRDALWAYYTTLVRSQPDAVQDHAAFLKELDEALHPHAHSTGRWEEDFNAVVGRHVHPGSRLDLRGLAAPLSGRSFASRAELDAAVVEYLDDDARRSALGEDDPVKMAIGALHHGRAVLKSVVADGGITDESWVAGLRGWFESLVEGLASGPPALRAEQLAALARAGIVSFVGPDPRFGVARGKRAFTAVSPWVRGGAAEAHTLVEALAPANRVALNESPLLEQLLADGLVRPRTMMTAEGTPVQSSGLDVRPHPYRPVAANGEVTDRMYVLGLQLSAAQWGTAIAAEAAQHAGPVYPSGQRTLRDADEISRAILGLAPNPSSAPAA; the protein is encoded by the coding sequence GTGGTTATTTCGCAGAGCATCCGGACGGCGCTGATCGGCGCCGGTCCGAGGGGTACCAGCGTGCTGGAGCGGCTGCTCGCCAACTGGTCCGCCGCCCGCCCTGCCGGAGCCCGCCTGCACATTGATGTCATCGATCCGTTTCCGGCCGGTCCGGGACACGTATGGCAGCCCGGCCAGTCCCGCCTCTACCTGATGAACACGCAGTCGTTCTACCCCACGCTGGTGCCCGAGGACACGGGGCTGGCCGCACCGGTGGCCGGCACCACCTTCGACCGCTGGCGGACAGCCCAGCAGCGCAGCCCCCTGCCAGAGCTCACTGACGACGAGCGGGCGGAGCTCGCCGTACTGGGATCCGGCGACTTCCCCAGCCGCGCCATCTATGGCCGCTACCTGCGGTCCACGGTCGAGGAGTTGCTCGCCGCGCTTCCCGACGGCGTCACCATCAAGATGCACCAGGCGGCGGCTACCGCTGCGCGCCGGCAGCCGGACGGAAGGTTCGAGGTCGAACTGGACGTGGGCGAACCGGACGGCGGCGAATCGGACGCGGGCGAACCGGACGGCGGCGGGACCCTTACCGTCGATTCGGTGGTGCTCGCGTTGGGCCATCTCGCGTCCCGTCTCAGCCCGGAACAGCGCGAACTGCAGGCTGCCGCCGCCCAATTCGGCCTGCGCTACCTCCCGCCCGCCGTCCCGGCCGACGTCGACTGGAGCGTGATTCCGGCCCAGGAGCCGGTGCTGGTCCGCGGGATGGGCCTGAACTTCTTCGACGTGATGGGCCAGCTCACGGAGGGGCGGGGCGGGAAGTTCGTGGAGGGAGGGAACGGCCTCGAGTACCTGCCGTCGGGCCAGGAGCCGATCATCTTCGCCGCGTCCCGGCGCGGAACGCCGTACAGGTCCAAGGCCACCCTCGCGGGCTATTACCCGGCATCGGTCACACTCCGCTACTTGACCGGGAAGGCGCTGCAGAGGTTCGCGGCTGCCGGAATTGTTCCGGCATTCGACCACGACCTCTGGCCGCTGCTGCACCGGGACGCGCTCTGGGCCTACTACACGACCCTCGTGCGCTCGCAGCCGGACGCCGTGCAGGACCACGCCGCGTTCCTCAAGGAGCTGGACGAGGCCCTGCACCCGCATGCCCACAGCACCGGCCGGTGGGAAGAGGACTTCAACGCCGTCGTCGGCCGCCATGTCCATCCGGGCAGCAGGCTGGACCTGCGCGGCCTGGCCGCGCCGCTGTCCGGGCGGAGCTTTGCTTCGCGTGCCGAGCTGGATGCCGCCGTCGTCGAGTATCTCGACGACGACGCCCGCCGCTCAGCGCTCGGCGAGGACGACCCCGTCAAGATGGCCATCGGCGCGCTGCACCACGGCCGTGCCGTGCTGAAATCGGTGGTGGCCGACGGCGGGATCACCGACGAGTCATGGGTCGCCGGCCTGCGGGGCTGGTTTGAATCGCTGGTGGAAGGGCTCGCCAGCGGTCCTCCGGCGCTGCGCGCCGAGCAGCTGGCAGCTCTGGCACGCGCCGGAATTGTCAGCTTCGTAGGCCCGGACCCCAGGTTCGGCGTGGCCCGGGGGAAGCGCGCCTTCACCGCTGTATCGCCGTGGGTCAGGGGCGGCGCCGCCGAAGCACACACGCTGGTGGAGGCCCTGGCGCCGGCCAACCGGGTAGCCCTCAACGAGTCCCCATTGCTGGAGCAGCTCCTCGCGGACGGGCTCGTCCGGCCACGGACCATGATGACCGCGGAAGGCACGCCGGTGCAGTCCTCCGGGCTCGACGTCCGCCCGCACCCGTACCGGCCGGTTGCCGCGAACGGCGAGGTCACGGACCGGATGTACGTGCTGGGGCTCCAGCTCTCGGCCGCCCAGTGGGGAACGGCCATCGCCGCCGAAGCGGCCCAGCATGCCGGTCCGGTGTACCCCAGCGGGCAGCGCACGCTCCGCGACGCCGACGAGATCTCCCGCGCTATCCTCGGGCTGGCCCCAAACCCTTCCTCAGCTCCTGCTGCCTGA
- a CDS encoding FtsX-like permease family protein yields the protein MRQWPCTIPQFSWHRPAEMALDVAPVPHGRWHSFRLALRMARRDISRHRGRSLLIILLILLPVAGMTGAAALAQSMQETPAERVQYQLGSTQARFRSMPASNAETVQDPVLETATMTRNFTNDPDFKPRNPRDAIPAGYEVLTESQLTLTVRTGVSDVGASDVPVMAKAVDALNPAFTGKYTLLEGRPAAARDEILVSPGALERFGIRLGDRLTTADGTFAVVGTLRDATYSDGSPILFLKPGQAPMDSPAAHGSPLGETMYYLVGSEPVLWDQIRDLNRSGIAVLSRAVALDPPVPSGATEGPRTMPAAGYVAGVLIAALALLEVGLLAGAAFAVGAKRQVRELALLAASGAEAPTVRAVVTAAGLWLGTIAVVAGAVLGAGGAAAVVGVTRHLGSVRFPGFHLDILPTVAAMAMGLLACFLAAVVPARQVARQAVLGALKSGRAPAVSGPWPARVGGGLLVLAIMFLAAGHTLGMNGDLDARAARIPLVAALLTGGAVLAVAALVLLTGTFVKVLTARTAWMPLPLRMAARDSARNRSRTVPAVAAVLAAATLASAAMVLSASQMEEARRTHMWAAQENQVSLPLETAPVPATGTSPDQAIDPAAVAAALRRELSTVQWTQVLQGPVTSKCDMRASADGSLPASGGGVDCRQYKLAVPPGQECPATPQGRVLDGQDWRCNGSMFPAGVSGQLPQLVVGGVGELRSLLGREPSPAAVAALNSGGMVVSNPVFEKDGVTTLQSYDVRQSLPGPGSAVVYKPLSNTGLPAVVDAPDVPVPFYGVIPPGTASRLGIHFDNSVLLAQLTAYPEAAEQDRASAALAQIYRIQAMGFYVEPGADRTGSELLWLIVGISALITLSAAGITTGLALADARADHITLAGVGAPPRLRKALAGAQSLMTASLGTSLGVAAGVVPAVLLIGATRMFAVSVVPWLPLLALLVAVPLTGSALAWVFARASLPVTRRSAGT from the coding sequence ATGAGGCAATGGCCATGCACGATCCCGCAGTTCTCCTGGCACCGGCCGGCTGAGATGGCCCTGGACGTAGCGCCCGTGCCCCACGGCCGGTGGCACAGTTTCCGTCTTGCCCTCCGGATGGCACGCCGGGACATCAGCAGGCACCGCGGCCGCTCCCTGCTGATCATCCTCCTGATCCTGCTGCCCGTGGCCGGCATGACCGGCGCCGCGGCCCTGGCGCAAAGCATGCAGGAAACACCGGCGGAACGTGTGCAGTACCAGCTGGGCAGCACGCAGGCGAGGTTCCGCAGCATGCCCGCCTCCAACGCCGAGACGGTGCAGGATCCCGTGCTGGAGACGGCAACCATGACCCGGAACTTCACCAACGATCCGGACTTTAAACCGCGGAATCCGCGCGATGCCATCCCCGCCGGCTACGAAGTCCTGACCGAATCGCAGCTGACGCTCACGGTCAGGACCGGCGTGTCCGACGTCGGCGCGTCCGATGTCCCGGTGATGGCCAAGGCCGTCGACGCCCTGAACCCCGCCTTCACCGGAAAATACACACTTCTGGAGGGGCGGCCCGCCGCCGCCCGTGACGAAATCCTCGTCTCACCCGGAGCGCTGGAACGCTTCGGGATCCGCCTCGGGGACAGGCTGACGACGGCGGACGGCACCTTCGCCGTCGTCGGTACCCTCCGGGATGCCACCTACTCGGACGGCAGCCCCATCCTGTTCCTTAAGCCAGGCCAGGCGCCAATGGACAGCCCGGCCGCCCACGGGAGTCCGCTCGGGGAAACGATGTATTACCTCGTTGGTTCAGAACCCGTTCTGTGGGACCAGATCCGTGACCTCAACAGGTCCGGCATCGCTGTGCTTTCCCGTGCCGTGGCACTTGACCCGCCGGTCCCGTCCGGCGCTACCGAGGGCCCCAGGACCATGCCCGCCGCCGGCTACGTTGCCGGCGTGCTGATCGCCGCACTTGCCTTGCTCGAAGTGGGGCTCCTGGCCGGGGCAGCGTTTGCGGTGGGTGCCAAGCGCCAGGTCCGCGAGCTCGCCCTGCTTGCCGCAAGCGGAGCGGAAGCACCCACCGTCCGCGCGGTGGTGACTGCCGCCGGGCTGTGGCTTGGGACTATCGCTGTGGTGGCCGGTGCCGTGCTGGGGGCCGGCGGGGCTGCCGCGGTGGTGGGCGTAACCAGGCACCTGGGCTCGGTCCGGTTTCCAGGCTTCCACCTGGACATCCTGCCCACTGTGGCGGCCATGGCCATGGGCCTGCTGGCATGTTTCCTGGCCGCGGTGGTTCCTGCCCGGCAGGTTGCAAGGCAGGCGGTTCTCGGCGCATTGAAGTCCGGCCGCGCACCGGCTGTTTCGGGGCCGTGGCCGGCGCGGGTGGGCGGTGGACTGCTGGTTCTGGCCATCATGTTCCTGGCGGCGGGGCACACGCTGGGGATGAACGGGGACCTGGATGCCCGCGCCGCACGGATCCCGCTGGTTGCAGCTTTGCTCACCGGCGGTGCGGTCCTGGCGGTGGCGGCCCTCGTTTTGCTCACCGGGACATTCGTGAAAGTCCTGACTGCACGCACCGCCTGGATGCCGCTCCCGCTGCGGATGGCCGCCCGTGACTCTGCCAGGAACCGGAGCCGCACGGTGCCCGCCGTGGCCGCGGTTCTCGCCGCCGCAACGCTGGCCAGTGCCGCGATGGTCCTGTCCGCCAGCCAGATGGAGGAGGCAAGACGCACGCACATGTGGGCCGCGCAGGAAAACCAGGTCTCGCTGCCGCTGGAAACCGCACCTGTCCCCGCCACAGGAACGAGCCCCGACCAGGCCATCGACCCGGCTGCGGTGGCCGCGGCGCTGCGGCGGGAGCTCAGCACCGTGCAGTGGACGCAGGTCCTGCAAGGGCCGGTGACGAGCAAGTGCGACATGCGGGCGTCGGCCGACGGATCCCTTCCTGCCAGTGGTGGCGGTGTGGACTGCCGGCAATACAAACTCGCCGTGCCGCCGGGCCAGGAATGCCCTGCCACCCCGCAAGGCCGAGTCCTGGACGGGCAGGACTGGCGGTGCAACGGATCGATGTTCCCTGCCGGCGTCTCAGGCCAGCTTCCGCAGCTGGTGGTTGGCGGCGTCGGCGAGCTGCGGTCCCTGCTGGGCCGGGAACCAAGCCCAGCCGCGGTGGCCGCATTGAACAGCGGCGGAATGGTGGTCAGCAACCCGGTCTTCGAAAAGGACGGGGTAACCACCCTTCAGTCCTATGACGTGCGCCAATCCCTTCCCGGCCCCGGTTCAGCCGTGGTTTACAAGCCCCTGAGCAACACAGGGCTGCCCGCCGTCGTGGACGCCCCGGACGTTCCGGTCCCGTTCTACGGCGTCATCCCCCCGGGCACCGCGTCCAGGTTGGGCATCCACTTCGACAACTCCGTACTGCTCGCCCAGCTGACCGCCTACCCGGAAGCCGCGGAGCAGGACAGGGCGTCAGCGGCGCTGGCCCAGATCTACCGGATCCAGGCCATGGGTTTCTACGTTGAGCCGGGCGCGGACCGTACCGGGTCCGAACTGCTGTGGCTGATCGTCGGCATCAGTGCCCTCATCACGCTCAGCGCCGCCGGCATCACCACGGGCCTGGCGCTCGCCGATGCCCGGGCAGACCACATAACGCTCGCAGGAGTCGGGGCGCCGCCGCGGCTGCGGAAAGCTCTGGCAGGTGCGCAGTCGCTCATGACCGCGTCCCTTGGCACCTCTCTGGGAGTGGCCGCCGGTGTGGTGCCCGCAGTCCTGCTCATCGGGGCCACCCGGATGTTCGCGGTGTCCGTGGTTCCCTGGCTGCCGCTGCTGGCCCTGCTCGTCGCCGTGCCGCTGACCGGCAGCGCACTGGCCTGGGTCTTCGCGCGTGCCAGCCTGCCCGTGACCCGGCGAAGCGCCGGCACCTGA
- a CDS encoding prolyl oligopeptidase family serine peptidase: protein MTTTAADSAPASGAAPTETAPAPTDENIWLEDIYGEEQLAWVREQNARTEDLLEDTDYARLEGEILEVLDSTDKIAMVSKHGEWYYNFWKDRQNPKGLWRRTSWDSYCSDAPEWDVLLDVDALAAADGVEWVFHGANLLRPEAGQPYRRALVALSPDGGDANRYREFDVEARAFVDPATGGFDLPTAKGNVSWLDADTLLVATTAEDLPRTASSYARTAVRLRRGQALSDAPRIFEIPEDHMMAIVAHDSTPGFERTFALDWIDFFNRRASVLQDGDWVPVDVPTDVNTGVHREWLLLRPQRDWTVNGTTYAAGSLLAADFRAYLAGERELTVLFAPDAHTSLQSWSWTRNFLLLNLLKDVSSEIRVLDPADSWRSSLLDACPPLHDVNAFAVDDEDEAEDGAGDDFWLVATGFTTPSTLTRGALARATADGGASGGTAVAGVVSSHAEVKASPSFFNEADYEVQQHFAVSADGTKVPYFQVATRGLVLDGQNPTQLSGYGGFEVSRTPAYSGTIGRAWLERRTAAVPGDGLAEGHSRGGVYVVANIRGGGEYGPSWHRAALQENRHRAYEDFAAVARDLISRGVTSRERLGCVGGSNGGLLVGNMLTRYPELFGAVSCGVPLLDMRRYTKLSAGHSWIAEYGDPDLPEHWEFIRTFSPYHQLKDGVEYPETFIWTATSDDRVGPVQARKMAARMLAMGIPNIWFHEALEGGHAGASDNRQAAALQGRSQHFLWKALAEGTA from the coding sequence ATGACCACCACTGCAGCTGATTCTGCCCCCGCGTCCGGCGCCGCTCCCACCGAGACCGCGCCCGCGCCTACCGACGAGAACATCTGGCTGGAGGACATCTACGGCGAGGAACAGCTGGCCTGGGTGCGGGAGCAGAATGCCCGCACGGAGGACCTGCTCGAGGACACCGACTACGCCCGGCTCGAGGGCGAGATCCTCGAGGTGCTGGATTCGACGGACAAGATCGCCATGGTGAGCAAGCACGGCGAGTGGTATTACAACTTCTGGAAGGACCGGCAGAACCCCAAGGGCCTGTGGCGCCGGACCAGCTGGGACAGCTACTGCAGCGACGCCCCGGAGTGGGACGTCCTGCTCGACGTGGATGCCCTGGCGGCCGCCGACGGCGTGGAATGGGTCTTCCATGGCGCAAACCTGCTCCGGCCGGAAGCCGGGCAACCGTACCGGCGCGCACTGGTGGCGCTCTCCCCGGACGGCGGCGACGCCAACCGCTACCGCGAGTTCGACGTCGAGGCCCGCGCCTTCGTTGATCCCGCCACCGGCGGTTTTGATCTCCCGACGGCGAAGGGAAACGTCTCGTGGCTCGATGCGGACACGCTGCTGGTCGCCACCACCGCAGAGGATCTCCCCCGCACGGCGTCGTCCTACGCCCGCACCGCCGTGCGGTTGCGCCGGGGCCAGGCCCTGAGCGATGCGCCGCGCATCTTCGAGATCCCCGAGGACCACATGATGGCGATCGTGGCCCACGACTCCACGCCCGGCTTTGAGCGGACGTTCGCGCTGGACTGGATCGACTTCTTCAACCGCCGCGCCTCCGTGCTCCAGGACGGTGACTGGGTGCCCGTGGACGTGCCCACCGACGTGAACACGGGCGTGCACCGGGAATGGCTGCTGCTCAGGCCGCAGCGCGACTGGACGGTGAACGGCACCACCTATGCCGCCGGTTCCCTGCTCGCCGCTGATTTCCGCGCGTACCTGGCTGGCGAGCGCGAGCTGACGGTCCTCTTCGCCCCGGACGCGCACACGTCCCTGCAGTCCTGGAGCTGGACCCGGAACTTCCTGCTGCTGAACCTGCTGAAGGACGTGTCCTCGGAGATCCGCGTGCTGGATCCTGCCGACTCGTGGCGGTCCTCGCTGCTGGACGCCTGCCCGCCCCTGCACGACGTCAATGCCTTCGCCGTGGATGACGAGGACGAGGCGGAAGACGGGGCCGGGGACGACTTCTGGCTCGTGGCCACCGGCTTCACGACGCCGAGCACCCTGACCCGCGGGGCACTCGCTCGGGCGACCGCCGACGGCGGGGCTTCCGGCGGAACCGCCGTGGCAGGCGTGGTGAGCAGCCATGCGGAGGTGAAGGCGTCGCCGTCGTTCTTCAATGAGGCGGACTACGAGGTGCAGCAGCACTTCGCCGTATCTGCGGACGGCACGAAGGTGCCGTACTTCCAGGTGGCCACACGTGGCCTGGTGCTCGACGGGCAGAACCCCACCCAGCTCTCCGGCTACGGCGGCTTCGAAGTCTCGCGCACGCCGGCGTACAGCGGCACCATCGGCCGGGCCTGGCTGGAGCGGCGGACTGCCGCAGTTCCCGGCGACGGCCTTGCGGAGGGGCACAGCCGGGGTGGCGTGTACGTTGTAGCCAACATCCGCGGCGGCGGGGAATACGGCCCGTCCTGGCACCGGGCCGCACTGCAGGAAAACCGGCACCGCGCCTACGAGGACTTTGCGGCGGTGGCCAGGGACCTGATCTCCCGGGGCGTCACCAGCCGCGAGCGTCTCGGCTGCGTCGGCGGCTCCAACGGCGGCCTGCTCGTGGGCAACATGCTGACGAGGTATCCCGAACTGTTCGGCGCGGTGTCCTGCGGGGTGCCGCTGCTGGACATGCGCCGGTACACAAAGCTGTCGGCGGGTCACTCGTGGATTGCCGAGTACGGCGACCCCGACCTGCCCGAGCACTGGGAATTCATCAGGACCTTCTCGCCGTACCATCAGCTGAAGGACGGCGTGGAGTATCCGGAAACCTTTATCTGGACCGCAACGTCCGACGACAGGGTGGGTCCCGTGCAGGCCAGGAAGATGGCCGCGCGCATGCTGGCCATGGGCATCCCCAACATCTGGTTCCACGAAGCGCTGGAGGGCGGGCATGCGGGCGCCTCGGACAACCGGCAGGCCGCCGCGCTCCAGGGGCGCAGCCAGCACTTCCTGTGGAAGGCGCTGGCAGAAGGCACGGCCTGA
- a CDS encoding PadR family transcriptional regulator — MSIRHSLLALLQDQPRYGYQLRVEFEDRTGSTWPLNIGQVYTTLDRLERDGLVSNDGGDGEGHVVYSITEAGRAEVQGWFATPVERSNPPRNELAIKLALAVTLPGVDVAAIIQAQRTASMRALQDYTKSRRDTAANQRAADMAWLLVLDSLIFQTEAEIRWLDLCEARMVQLAQASGTRSHARKPSNGVTVEQAAPLTAENRR, encoded by the coding sequence ATGTCCATCCGCCACAGCCTCCTCGCCCTCTTACAGGACCAGCCGCGTTACGGCTACCAGCTCAGGGTCGAATTCGAAGACCGCACGGGCTCCACCTGGCCGCTGAACATCGGGCAGGTCTACACCACCCTCGACCGGCTGGAACGTGACGGCCTGGTCAGCAACGACGGCGGCGACGGCGAAGGCCACGTCGTGTACAGCATCACCGAAGCCGGCAGGGCGGAGGTCCAGGGCTGGTTTGCTACGCCGGTGGAACGCAGCAACCCGCCGCGCAACGAGCTCGCCATCAAGCTGGCGCTGGCCGTCACCCTGCCCGGGGTGGACGTCGCCGCCATCATTCAGGCCCAGCGCACCGCTTCCATGCGTGCCCTGCAGGACTACACGAAGTCGCGGCGGGACACCGCGGCCAACCAGCGGGCGGCGGATATGGCCTGGCTGCTGGTGCTGGATTCGCTGATCTTCCAGACCGAGGCCGAGATCCGCTGGCTGGATCTGTGCGAGGCCCGGATGGTGCAGCTAGCGCAGGCCTCCGGGACGCGCAGCCACGCACGTAAGCCGTCCAACGGGGTCACAGTGGAACAGGCTGCCCCGCTCACAGCGGAGAACCGCCGGTGA
- a CDS encoding VOC family protein → MPTPEPTPGAPCWVDLMTTDANQAKQFYGELFGWDFQTGDQEKYGGYITAQKNGKTVAGIMQKQEDQEGMPDMWSTYLWSNDAAATAAAVTANGGQVYMEPMDVPEQGHMAFVGDASGAAIGVWQPREMRGYELVGEPGAPAWHELHTKDYAAAVKFYQEVFGWDTDVMSDTPEFRYTTLGAGREAKAGIYDASADLPAEVPSNWVVYFAVEDADASINKAVNMGATVLDGPDDTPHGRLATLTDPTGARFKLVADTGQGNAGDAETGGQGAL, encoded by the coding sequence ATGCCTACGCCCGAACCCACGCCCGGCGCCCCCTGCTGGGTCGACCTTATGACCACCGACGCCAACCAGGCGAAACAGTTCTATGGCGAACTGTTCGGCTGGGACTTCCAGACCGGAGACCAGGAAAAGTACGGCGGTTACATCACCGCCCAAAAGAACGGCAAGACCGTCGCCGGCATCATGCAGAAGCAAGAGGACCAGGAGGGTATGCCGGACATGTGGTCCACCTACCTGTGGTCCAATGACGCCGCCGCCACAGCCGCGGCGGTTACCGCAAACGGTGGCCAGGTGTACATGGAACCCATGGACGTCCCGGAACAGGGCCACATGGCGTTCGTCGGTGATGCTTCCGGCGCCGCGATTGGTGTATGGCAGCCGCGGGAGATGCGCGGTTACGAACTTGTTGGCGAGCCGGGCGCCCCGGCCTGGCACGAGCTTCACACCAAGGACTACGCCGCCGCAGTGAAGTTCTATCAGGAAGTGTTTGGCTGGGACACCGACGTGATGAGCGACACCCCGGAGTTCCGCTACACAACCCTGGGCGCCGGCCGGGAGGCAAAAGCCGGGATTTATGACGCGTCGGCCGACCTTCCCGCCGAAGTCCCCTCCAACTGGGTCGTCTATTTCGCTGTGGAGGACGCAGACGCTTCCATCAATAAGGCCGTCAATATGGGCGCGACGGTCCTTGACGGACCGGATGACACACCCCACGGCCGGCTAGCCACGCTGACGGACCCAACCGGTGCGAGGTTCAAGCTCGTGGCCGACACTGGCCAAGGCAATGCGGGCGACGCCGAAACCGGCGGACAGGGCGCCCTGTAG
- a CDS encoding NAD(P)H-quinone oxidoreductase — translation MKAVFISEPGGPEVLEIREVPAPEPGHGEVLIDVVAAGLNRADVQQRRGYYPPPPGASEIPGLEVSGRIAGFGPGVTKPFSVGDKVVALLSGGGYAQQVAVPSEQVLRIPDGVDLVTAAALPEVAATVYSNLVMTAQLQPGETVLIHGATGGIGTMAIQLAKALGATVAATAGTEEKVSTAKAFLGADIAINYAEEDFAESLRAQNGGKGADVILDVVGAKYLQKNVDALADYGRLVVIGLQGGAKGELDLGQLLRKRAAVVATALRSRPTAEKGVIMTAVRDSVWPLVADGRIHPLVAKTFPLDQVRAAHKYFDSGEHVGKVLLVM, via the coding sequence ATGAAAGCCGTCTTTATCTCGGAGCCCGGCGGGCCGGAAGTGCTGGAAATCCGCGAGGTGCCGGCTCCCGAGCCGGGCCACGGCGAGGTCCTTATCGATGTTGTGGCGGCCGGCCTGAACCGCGCCGACGTCCAGCAGCGGAGGGGCTACTACCCGCCCCCGCCGGGTGCTTCGGAGATTCCCGGGCTGGAGGTATCCGGCAGGATCGCGGGTTTCGGCCCCGGCGTCACCAAGCCGTTTTCCGTCGGGGACAAGGTGGTGGCGCTGCTGTCCGGCGGCGGCTATGCGCAGCAGGTCGCGGTGCCCTCGGAACAGGTGCTGAGAATTCCCGACGGCGTGGACCTGGTTACCGCTGCCGCCCTGCCTGAGGTGGCGGCCACCGTGTACTCAAACCTGGTCATGACCGCGCAGCTGCAGCCGGGGGAGACGGTCCTGATCCACGGCGCCACGGGAGGCATCGGCACCATGGCCATCCAGCTGGCCAAGGCATTGGGGGCTACGGTGGCAGCCACCGCGGGCACCGAAGAGAAAGTCAGCACCGCCAAGGCGTTCCTTGGTGCCGACATCGCCATCAACTATGCAGAGGAAGACTTCGCCGAGAGCCTGCGTGCCCAAAACGGGGGCAAGGGTGCCGATGTCATCCTGGACGTCGTGGGCGCCAAGTACTTGCAGAAAAATGTTGACGCCCTGGCCGATTACGGCCGGCTCGTCGTCATCGGGCTGCAGGGAGGCGCCAAGGGGGAACTGGACCTCGGGCAGCTGCTGCGCAAGCGTGCAGCCGTCGTGGCCACGGCGCTCCGCTCCCGCCCGACAGCCGAGAAAGGCGTCATCATGACGGCGGTCAGGGACTCCGTGTGGCCCCTCGTCGCTGACGGGCGGATCCATCCGCTGGTGGCGAAGACCTTCCCGCTGGACCAGGTCAGGGCGGCCCACAAATACTTCGACTCCGGCGAGCACGTGGGCAAGGTCCTGCTGGTCATGTAA